From a single Candoia aspera isolate rCanAsp1 chromosome 2, rCanAsp1.hap2, whole genome shotgun sequence genomic region:
- the CCNO gene encoding cyclin-O — MVITRLSQEHVAAAPDGQPNPPRKRRRNEDVTPEERPEPPGGAAAAAGRQLRAPVKKSKPPPVDRLRSRGEPMRPLERQIFRDYGQNWYRFRKELEGKFHPLDPLAQQPQITTEARCKLISWLIPVHKHFGFSFESLCLTVNTLDRFLTTTPVAADCFQLLGVTSLFISCKQVEVHPPKVKQLLALCCDTFSRQQLCNLECIILNKLHFNLSAPTISFFLEHFTHMRMEACEADAWEANNAKALAKGVAELSLADYAFNKYMPSLLAVCCLGLADQMLQHQKPLDLHLSDYPEGVLQDCLDKLHLLVSLNEDSLPLVLPPEISDQCLHLEK; from the exons ATGGTGATCACCCGGCTTAGCCAGGAGCACGTCGCGGCGGCTCCCGACGGGCAGCCAAACCCTCCGCGCAAGCGGCGGCGGAACGAGGACGTGACCCCCGAGGAGCGGCCTGAGCCCCCGGGCGGCGCCGCCGCCGCGGCCGGCCGCCAGCTCCGCGCGCCCGTCAAGAAAAGTAAGCCGCCCCCGGTGGATCGGCTTCGCAGCCGCGGCGAGCCCATGCGCCCTCTGGAGCGGCAGATCTTCCGCGACTACGGGCAGAACTGGTACCGCTTCCGAAAGGAGCTGGAGGGCAAGTTCCACCCGCTCGACCCGCTGGCGCAGCAGCCCCAA ATAACCACAGAAGCCCGTTGCAAACTGATCAGCTGGCTAATTCCAGTGCATAAAcattttggcttttcttttgaATCCTTATGCCTGACAGTAAACACTCTAGACCGTTTTCTCACAACCACCCCAGTGGCTGCTGACTGCTTTCAACTCCTAGGGGTCACCTCACTCTTCATCTCTTGCAAACAG GTGGAAGTGCACCCACCAAAGGTGAAACAGCTCCTGGCCCTTTGCTGTGACACTTTCTCTCGCCAGCAGCTCTGCAACCTGGAGTGCATCATTCTCAACAAGCTTCACTTCAATCTGTCAGCTCCTACCATCAGTTTCTTTCTTGAACACTTCACACACATGCGGATGGAGGCTTGTGAAGCTGATGCTTGGGAAGCCAACAACGCTAAAGCTCTAGCAAAAGGCGTGGCTGAACTTAGCTTAGCCGACTATGCCTTTAACAAATACATGCCTTCCTTGTTGGCTGTCTGTTGTTTGGGGCTGGCTGATCAGATGTTACAGCACCAGAAACCGCTGGACTTGCACTTAAGTGACTATCCAGAGGGAGTTCTGcaagattgcctggacaagctaCATTTACTGGTCTCTTTAAATGAGGACTCTTTGCCTTTGGTGCTACCTCCTGAGATTTCAGATCAGTGCCTGCACTTAGAAAAATAA